In the Schaalia hyovaginalis genome, CCCAATTCCTCACCTCGCCCTCGGACCCCCGGGGGGCGACACGATCGAGGTCGAGGACGTCGACCGCGTCGGCCGTCTGCGGCGAGACGAGGCGGACGAGCCGATCATCGCGAAGAGCGACGGCGACGTAGGCGCGGTGCGGGAGCGCGATCGGGAGGCAGGGCCCGCCGTTGTAGTCGACGTGCTCGCCGATGACGTTCACGCGGCCCGGAGCCGACCAGACCCCCGCGGGCTCGGCCCCGAAGGTCTGAACGAACAGTGCCCGCGCCTGAGCGGCGCCTTCCTCACGGGAAGCGGCCTCATTCCAGGTCACCACTTCACCACACCTCCTTCGGTCGAGCGGCGCCGCGAAGCTTCGCACTCGCCATTCCGGCTCATGAGCGCGGACGCCGCCTACGATAGTAGTGCAGGCCCGCCGCAGCGCGGGCCGGACCCAACCGGCCGACCCGAAGGCGAGTATGTTCCTCCCGCAGCGTTCCCCCGATCAGGACTGGCTCGGAGTCGTCATCGCCATCCCCGAACCCTGGGTCACCCAGCTCACCGATCTGCGACTCGGCCTCGGCGACCTTCAAGGATCCCGGGTCCCCGCGCACATCACGATCCTGCCGCCGACGCCCTTCCCGACCGAGAAGCGCGCAGAAGTGATCCGTCACCTCCGCGAGGTCGCGAAGCACCACCGCCCCTTCCGCATCACCCTCAGGGGGAGCGACTCCTTCCGCCCCCTCTCCCAGGTCGCCTTCCTCACGCTCGCCGAGGGCGGCCCCGAATGCACGGATCTCGCCGAGGACATCCGCACGGGCCCCCTCGACGTGCCCCAGCGCTTCCCCTATCACCCGCACGTCACCCTCGCCCAGGACGTCGACGACCCCGCCCTCGACCTCGCCCTCGACGTCGGCGACACCTTCGAGGCGACCTGGCTCGTCCCCGGGTTCCGCCTCGACCGGGTCGACGCGAACGAGATGTATTCGACGATGGCGCTCTTCGACTTCGAAGCCGCGTCGGTATGAGCCCGCGCCAACGGCCCCGCAGCGCCGCTCCCCCGGCGTTGAACGGGCGCGCGCAGGCGAGCGCCGATACCGTGGAACCATGAACGCCGCTCATTCCCCTCGACCCTCCCCCTCGCTGAAGGCCGCCCTTCAGGCGCCGGGCCTCGCGGCGAAGGGCGCGGCGCTCGGCGAATGGTGGAACCGGACGCGGATCGCCAGGGCCCTCGCGCGCTACAACGGCGCCAACGGCCCGCTCCTGTCCTCGGGGATGGCGCTCACCTCGCTCCTGTCACTGACCGCGGCCCTCACCGTGGCCGTGACGGCCTTCATGGCCGTGCTCGGCGGGAACGAGACGATGCGGGAGGCCCTCTTCTCGGGAATCGCCCAGACGATCCCGAACCTCTTGAAGACGGACGAGGACCCCTCGGGCCTCATCGATCCCGAGTCGCTCGTCATGAGCGGGGCCGTGTCCGCAACCGGCATGATCGCCCTGGCGGTCATGGCGTGGAGCGCGGTGAGCGTGGTCGGCCAGTTCGGCGCATCGATCCGCGCGATGTTCGCCATCCGGGTCGTCCCCTCCCATCCGCTCGTCCTGATCGCGCGCAACGCCCTCGGCGCCCTCGCCCTCGGCCTCTCCCTCGTTCTCGGCGCGGGGCTCGGCGTCGCCGTGGACATGACGGGCGAGGCCCTCCCGGGCCTTCTCGGCCTCGATTCCTCCGGGGTCCCCCTCGCACTCCTCGACGCCCTGAGCACCCTCCTGGCGCTCCTCGTGTACGCGCTCGTCTCCTGGGTGCTCATCGGCGTCGTCGCCCAGGTCCGGGTGCCGATGCGGCGACTCATGCCGGGAGTCGTCCTCATCGCGCTCGCCTCGGTCGTCCTCCGCATCGCGGGAACGAGCGTCGTCGGCGCCGCGAAGGGCCCTTTGCTCGCCACGGCGGCGACGCTCATCACCCTCGTCCTGTGGATCAACCTGCAAGTCCGCGCAGTCCTCCTCATCTGCGCGTGGATCGCCGATCCCCCGGCGCCCGAGAAACCGGCCTCGGCGCGCGCGACCCACTTCCTCGAAACCCCGAACTACGTCACGCGATCCGTCCCCGCGACGCTCGCCTGGCAGTACGACCCCGTGAGCGGCGAGGTCCGTCCCGACCCGCCCGATGACGCCGACGTTCCCGATGACGCCGAGGGGCGGGCGCCCTCGCAGCCCTGAGGCCTCAGGCGTAGACGACGCTCACGGGAGCATGATCGGAGAATCGCGCGTCGTAGGACACCGCCCTCGCGATCGAGAACCCCCGCGCGCGCTCGGCGAGCCCGGGCGTCGCGAACTGGTAGTCGATCCGCCAGCCCGTGTCGTTGTCGAAGGCCTTGCCCCGCTGCGACCACCACGAATACGGGCCCTGGACCTCGCCCGCGAGATCGCGGACGACATCGCGCCACCCGGAGGCGATCCACTCGTCGAGGAAGGCGATCTCCTCGTCGAGGACGCCCGCCCGCTTGTTGTGATTCGGCGTCCAGTTCTTGATGTCGATCCGTGAGCGCACGATGTTGAAATCACCGGCCACGACGACGTCCTCGCCGCTCGCCAGGAGCTCGGACAGGCGCGCCCCGATCCTCGGCAGGTGCGCCATCTTCGCCTCCTGCTTCGGCGTGTCCTTCTCACCCGAATGGAAGTAGGCGGAGACCACCCGCATGCGCCCGCCCTCGGCCTCGACGACGGCCTCCACCCAGCGCCCCGAATCCGCATCCGTCTCGATGCCGTCGAGGACCTCACGGGTTTCGAGGACGAGGGCGCGCCCCCTGCGGACGGCGACGAGGACGCCCGCACGGCCCTTGATGCGGCACGGGACCGATACGGTCTGCCACTCCTCGCCGAGCAGATCGGAGGCGATCCCGGCATCGGCCCGCACCTCCTGCATGAGGACCACATCGGGGTCCTCCGAGCTCAGCCACTCGTGCATGCCCTTGCGGGCCGCGGCTCGGATGCCGTTGACGTTGACGGTCGAGATCTTCACTCCGCCTCCTCCTTCTCATCGGGAACGACCATCGTGCCCGTGCCCTCGTCGGTCATCACCTCGATGAGGACCGAATGCGGGGCGCGGCCGTCGACGACGTGGACCGCCCCGACCCCGCCCTCGATGGCCTCGAGGCACGCCCGCACCTTCGGGATCATCCCCGAGGAGACCGCCTCCCCTAGGGCGCGCAGCCGCGAGGCGGTCGTCAGCCGGATGAGGGAATCCGGATCCGGGTAGTCCGCGTAGACGCCCTCGACATCGGTGAGCATGAGGAGCTTCGAGGCCTTGAGGGCGACCGCCATCGCCGATGCCGCGGCGTCGGCGTTGATGTTGAGGACGCGGCTCGGTTCGTCCTCGTCGATCGCGATCGAGGAGACCACGGGGATGCGCCCCGCCTCGAGGAGCTCGAGGACCGCGCCCGGATCGACGCCCGAAATGTCCCCGACCAGCCCGAAATCGACCTCGTCGCCCGCAGCGTCGACCCCGCGGCGCCTCTTCGCCTTGAAGAGCGCGCCGTCCTCGCCGGAGATGCCCACCGCGAGATTGTCCCGGCTGTTGAGGCGCGAGACGAGGCGCCGCTGCACCTGCCCGGTGAGGACCATGCGGACGATCTCCATCGCCTCCGGAGTCGTCACGCGCACGCCCTCCCTGAAGGGGGTCTCGATCCCGAGTCTCGACAGCATCGCGCTCACCTGCGGCCCGCCGCCGTGGACGACGACGGGGAACAATCCGACGTGCTGGAGGAACTGGACGTCCGAGGCGAAGGCCTCCTGCGCATCCGGATCCGTCATCGCGTGACCGCCGTACTTGATGACGATGATCTGCCCGCGGAACTCCCGCATCCACGTGAGGGCCTCGCCGAGGACGTGCGCACGCTGCGCATCGGTGAGGTCCGGGCCGTCGTGCTCGGTCATGACGTGACTCTCCTTCATCTGCCCGGAGGGCGGTGTTCAACGGCCGGCCCCGCCCCCTCGGGAGGGCCGGCCCCGCCCTCGTGCGCGGTTCAGTCGCCGAGGGTGGCGACCATGACCGCCTTGATCGTGTGCATCCGGTTCTCCGCCTGGTCGAAGACGATCGACGCCGGGCCTTCGAAGACCTCGTCCGTCACCTCGAGCTCGGCAAGACCGGTCGCTTGGAAGATCTGCTCGCCGACCGTCGTGTTGCGGTCGTGGAAGGCGGGCAGGCAGTGCATGAACTTCGCGCCCGGAGCGGCCTTGGCCATGAGGGCGGCGTTCACCTGATAGGGCTTGAGCAGGGCGATCCGCTCGTCCCACACCTCCTTCGGCTCTCCCATCGACACCCAGATGTCGGTGTGGACGAAGTCCACGCCGGCCACGCCCTCGTCGATCGACTCGGTGAGGGCGATCCGGGCGCCGGTCTCCTTCGCGATCGCCTCGGCAGCCTCGACGACCTCGCCGGAGGGCCACAGCTGCTTCGGGGCGACGATGCGGACGTCCGCGCCGATGAGGGCGCCGTTGACGAGGAGCGAGCGCCCGGTGTTGAAGCGCGCATCGCCCACGTAGGCGAAGGAGACCTCGCTCAGGGGCTTGCCCGCGTGCTCGCGCATCGTGAGCGCATCGCAGAGCATCTGAGTGGGGTGCCAGTCATCGGTGAGGCCGTTCCACACGGGCACTCCCGACAGCTCCGCCAAGAGCTCGACCTTCGACTGGTCGTCGCCGCGGTATTCAATGCCGTCGAAGAAACGCCCGAGGACGCGCGCGGTGTCCGCGACGGACTCCTTGTGCCCGATCTGGGAGCCGGAGGGGTCCAGGTACGTCGTGTGCGCGCCCTGGTCGAAGGCTGCCACCTCGAAGGAGCAGCGGGTCCTCGTCGAGGTCTTCTCGAAGACGAGGGCGATGTTCTTGCCCTTGAGGCGCTGCACCTCGGTGCCGTTCCGCTTCGCGGCCTTGAGCTCGGCGGCGAGGTCGATGAGGGAGAGCCACTCCGCGGGGGTGAAGTCGATCTCGCGGAGGAGGTGGCGTCCGTGCAGGGGGTGCGTCATGAGCGGGTGTCTCCTATCGGGGCCCGGGAAGGGCCCGTCGGCTTTCGGATGCGGTGGCTTCGAGGATCAGTCTGCGCGGTCCTCAGTGCCGGGACAAGCTATCGCGGTTGATCGGGCAGGTCATGCAGTGCGCGCCGCCGCGCCCCCGCCCGAGCTCATTACCCGGAATGGTCACGACCTCGAAGCCCTGGGCGGCGAAGAAGTCGTTCGAGGCCGCATTGCGCTCGTACGCCATGACGACCCCGGGTTCGAGGGCGAGCAGGTTCGAACCGTCGTTCCACTGCTCGCGCTCGGCGGTGAGCGAATCCGCGGGCACGGTGAGGATTCGGATCTCATCGACGCCGAGCGCCGCGGCGAAGACCGACTCCATCTCCTCCGCCTCATGGACCGTGATCTCGAGGGCGCCTCCCGAGCCCGGGCGGATCACCTGCGTGCGCACGCGTCCGAGCCTCGCGTAAGCGGTGAAGGTGCGCTCATCGAGCATCGTGAGAATCGTGTCGAGATGCATCTGGGCGCGCTTCTTCGCGATCTGGAGGACGATGATCTCCCTGGCCGCCCCCTGCGCGAAGAGCCGCTGGGCGAGTCTTTCGACGCCCTGAGGGGTCGTGCGCTCCGAGGCGCCGACGATGAGCGCGCCATTGCCGACATTGAGGATGTCGCCGCCCTCGATCGTCGCCGAACCGTCGAGGGTCCCGTGCTTCCAGAAGGGGATCTCCTTCGAGGCGAAGCGCGGGTGGAGGCGGTAGACGATCTCCTGATTGATAGTCTCGCGGCGACGGGCGGCCTTGCGCATCGACGAGACGGCGACGCCGCCGGCGATCCACGAGGAGGTGTCCCGCGTGAACAGATGGTTCGGAAGGGGCGCGAGGATGAAGTCGTCGAGGTCCATGCCCGAGATCCACGTCGAGG is a window encoding:
- a CDS encoding 2'-5' RNA ligase family protein; the encoded protein is MFLPQRSPDQDWLGVVIAIPEPWVTQLTDLRLGLGDLQGSRVPAHITILPPTPFPTEKRAEVIRHLREVAKHHRPFRITLRGSDSFRPLSQVAFLTLAEGGPECTDLAEDIRTGPLDVPQRFPYHPHVTLAQDVDDPALDLALDVGDTFEATWLVPGFRLDRVDANEMYSTMALFDFEAASV
- a CDS encoding YhjD/YihY/BrkB family envelope integrity protein, with the translated sequence MNAAHSPRPSPSLKAALQAPGLAAKGAALGEWWNRTRIARALARYNGANGPLLSSGMALTSLLSLTAALTVAVTAFMAVLGGNETMREALFSGIAQTIPNLLKTDEDPSGLIDPESLVMSGAVSATGMIALAVMAWSAVSVVGQFGASIRAMFAIRVVPSHPLVLIARNALGALALGLSLVLGAGLGVAVDMTGEALPGLLGLDSSGVPLALLDALSTLLALLVYALVSWVLIGVVAQVRVPMRRLMPGVVLIALASVVLRIAGTSVVGAAKGPLLATAATLITLVLWINLQVRAVLLICAWIADPPAPEKPASARATHFLETPNYVTRSVPATLAWQYDPVSGEVRPDPPDDADVPDDAEGRAPSQP
- a CDS encoding exodeoxyribonuclease III, with product MKISTVNVNGIRAAARKGMHEWLSSEDPDVVLMQEVRADAGIASDLLGEEWQTVSVPCRIKGRAGVLVAVRRGRALVLETREVLDGIETDADSGRWVEAVVEAEGGRMRVVSAYFHSGEKDTPKQEAKMAHLPRIGARLSELLASGEDVVVAGDFNIVRSRIDIKNWTPNHNKRAGVLDEEIAFLDEWIASGWRDVVRDLAGEVQGPYSWWSQRGKAFDNDTGWRIDYQFATPGLAERARGFSIARAVSYDARFSDHAPVSVVYA
- the argB gene encoding acetylglutamate kinase, which translates into the protein MTEHDGPDLTDAQRAHVLGEALTWMREFRGQIIVIKYGGHAMTDPDAQEAFASDVQFLQHVGLFPVVVHGGGPQVSAMLSRLGIETPFREGVRVTTPEAMEIVRMVLTGQVQRRLVSRLNSRDNLAVGISGEDGALFKAKRRRGVDAAGDEVDFGLVGDISGVDPGAVLELLEAGRIPVVSSIAIDEDEPSRVLNINADAAASAMAVALKASKLLMLTDVEGVYADYPDPDSLIRLTTASRLRALGEAVSSGMIPKVRACLEAIEGGVGAVHVVDGRAPHSVLIEVMTDEGTGTMVVPDEKEEAE
- the argF gene encoding ornithine carbamoyltransferase, whose translation is MTHPLHGRHLLREIDFTPAEWLSLIDLAAELKAAKRNGTEVQRLKGKNIALVFEKTSTRTRCSFEVAAFDQGAHTTYLDPSGSQIGHKESVADTARVLGRFFDGIEYRGDDQSKVELLAELSGVPVWNGLTDDWHPTQMLCDALTMREHAGKPLSEVSFAYVGDARFNTGRSLLVNGALIGADVRIVAPKQLWPSGEVVEAAEAIAKETGARIALTESIDEGVAGVDFVHTDIWVSMGEPKEVWDERIALLKPYQVNAALMAKAAPGAKFMHCLPAFHDRNTTVGEQIFQATGLAELEVTDEVFEGPASIVFDQAENRMHTIKAVMVATLGD
- a CDS encoding arginine deiminase, coding for MLPHVDSEVGRLVSVLTHRPGKEMNRLTPSNMGELLFDDLIWLERAQAEHDAMTSLMRARGIEVLYFADLLAEALAQPGGREESLELVFTERTVGPAALDALRDFGASLAPRDLAEVLIAGLTKRELLERAPEPASTWISGMDLDDFILAPLPNHLFTRDTSSWIAGGVAVSSMRKAARRRETINQEIVYRLHPRFASKEIPFWKHGTLDGSATIEGGDILNVGNGALIVGASERTTPQGVERLAQRLFAQGAAREIIVLQIAKKRAQMHLDTILTMLDERTFTAYARLGRVRTQVIRPGSGGALEITVHEAEEMESVFAAALGVDEIRILTVPADSLTAEREQWNDGSNLLALEPGVVMAYERNAASNDFFAAQGFEVVTIPGNELGRGRGGAHCMTCPINRDSLSRH